In Mytilus trossulus isolate FHL-02 chromosome 14, PNRI_Mtr1.1.1.hap1, whole genome shotgun sequence, a genomic segment contains:
- the LOC134697536 gene encoding toll-like receptor 13 translates to MNKSKVPMLRILILDGNALPYLYPKCFKCLPALQSINLDANRLTVLRNNTFSELPQLKKVFFRHNYQLKTIEPTAFNSTSLISIYFGNNNFRFDRTNNKYTRFNAEHIFKHSPSLQILDLTNNYLPSEKTTLGLMFAHLDEMTYLMLQAVGLKELHPSFFRNLTSLEKLNLEGNFINSWAPETFASLRSIQYINLRNNLIHVLNKSSLTENILNQLEQLNLAKNPFTCTCDLMWFRNWIRTTKVDLGSNFPRAYTCNFPAEMRGRLVIKYNPTTESCEQSDPFKVVAIILSSFAFLVIIVILLVYKGHTYIRNYCYIIRLHRLRKQGYLRLNNRNDFEFHAFVVYCDADREWVHNEFIKRMENEQIKLCVHHREFEPGVPITENIDKYMNKSWKVVIIMSNDFASSDWCQWECDYVQERRRRQGKDACVLIMLKAIDAYHMTSGIRSLLHTTPYLRYKKGIGEALFWQAVLNTLRRPLSVPPMIVTMMMHINLMCLFGWGLQIVKTRINTTNEYCFKSYCTYNETEKSATCTGLDYVPHVPRNVEKLELSHNNFSDVNISRWFLSNITGINIKEIKLIGNSIKVVESDVFVDFVSLTTLTISDEKQLNVTSLCNALIFVNTTRLKRIHLYKNYWNYIPFDVFEAISLRQVTSISLENNQLATFKIPDWYTELRNLKTINLSDNNIIHLNLYDNVTLLVEQLDLSRNDFVRIPTFCNKMKRSQVPKLRSLILNGNAIRYLYPKCFSCMPSLQNISLHANRLTILRNNTFSDVPQLKHVFFQFNYQLKTIQPMAFNSTSLISIHFGYNNFRFDKTNNKNARFNADQIFKHTPSLQFLDLTNNYLPSDKTTLGLMFAHLDEMKYLILQAVCLTEIHPNLFRNLTSLEKIILQGNFISSWAPETFDNMRSIKYINLRNNLIHTLNKSSLSENILYQLEKLDLAKNPFTCTCDLMWFRNWVRTTEVNLSLTFPKEYICNFPAEMRGRLLIEYNPTPESCEPTNPFIVIATILSTFTFVVIVVILLAYKGHTYIRNCCYILRLHRLRKQGYLRLNNSDDFEFHAFVVYCDADREWVHSEFIKRMEHEQIKLCVHHREFDPGVPITENIDRYMNKSWKVVIIMSNDFASSDWCQWECDYVQERRRRQGKDACVLIMLKAIDAYHMTSGIRSLVHTTPYLRYKKGIGEALFWQAVLNTLRKPLSVPPMAI, encoded by the exons ATGAACAAAAGCAAAGTTCCGATGCTTCGAATTCTGATTTTGGACGGCAATGCTTTACCTTATTTATATCCAAAATGTTTCAAGTGTTTGCCAGCATTGCAAAGCATAAATCTAGATGCAAATAGGTTAACCGTTTTAAGGAATAATACCTTTTCAGAACTAcctcaattaaaaaaagttttctttcGACATAACTATCAGCTGAAAACAATAGAGCCTACGGCTTTCAACAGCACGTCGTTAATCAGTATATATTTTGGAAACAACAATTTTCGATTTGACAGGACTAATAACAAGTACACTAGGTTTAATGCAGAACATATATTTAAACACTCGCcatcattacaaattttagatttaacGAATAACTATCTGCCGTCTGAAAAAACTACACTTGGTCTGATGTTTGCCCACTTGGATGAGATGACATATTTGATGTTACAAGCGGTAGGTTTGAAGGAACTTCATCCTAGCTTTTTTCGAAATTTGACATCATTAGAGAAATTAAATCTTGAaggaaatttcataaattcttGGGCTCCAGAAACTTTTGCTAGTTTGCGTAGCATACAGTATATaaacttaagaaataatttgatACATGTACTGAACAAATCGTCTTtaactgaaaatattttgaaccaGCTAGAACAATTGAATCTTGCAAAGAATCCGTTTACTTGTACATGTGACCTCATGTGGTTCCGAAACTGGATTCGAACAACAAAAGTAGACTTGGGCTCAAATTTTCCACGAGCGTACACGTGTAATTTTCCTGCTGAAATGCGAGGTCGATTAGTTATTAAATACAATCCAACCACAGAGAGTTGCGAACAATCTGATCCGTTTAAAGTAGTCGCAATAATTTTGTCTTCATTTGCATTTttagtgataattgtaattttattagTTTACAAGGGTCATACCTATATAAGGAACTACTGCTATATTATCAGATTGCATAGACTTCGAAAACAGGGATATTTACGTCTAAACAATAGGAATGATTTCGAATTCCATGCGTTTGTAGTCTACTGCGATGCTGATAGGGAATGGGTTCATAATGAATTCATCAAACGCATggaaaatgaacaaattaaGTTATGTGTTCACCACCGTGAATTTGAACCTGGAGTCCCAATTACAGAAAATATAGACAAATATATGAACAAATCGTGGAAAGTTGTGATCATTATGAGTAATGATTTTGCTAGTAGCGATTGGTGCCAATGGGAATGTGATTATGTTCAAGAAAGAAGACGCCGGCAAGGAAAAGATGCATGCGTTCTGATCATGCTGAAGGCGATTGATGCGTATCACATGACCAGTGGTATAAGGTCCTTGTTACATACAACACCGTATCTACGCTACAAGAAAGGCATAGGGGAAGCTTTGTTTTGGCAGGCAGTGCTGAATACTCTTAGAAGACCACTAAGTGTGCCACCCATG ATTGTTACCATGATGATGCATAttaatttgatgtgtttgtttgGATGGGGTCTGCAAATAGTGAAAACACGTATTAACACAACAAAcgaatattgttttaaatcatattgCACGTATAACGAGACAGAGAAAAGCGCGACCTGTACAGGACTTGACTATGTTCCACACGTCCCaagaaatgttgaaaaattagaATTAAGCCATAACAATTTTAGTGATGTCAATATTTCGAGAtggtttttatcaaatattaccGGAATTAATATCAAAGAGATCAAATTGATCGGAAATTCCATAAAAGTTGTTGAAAGTGACGTCTTTGTAgattttgtttctttgacaACACTGACAATTTCAGATGAAAAACAGTTAAATGTAACTAGTCTGTGTAATGCATTAATCTTCGTAAATACAACTCGTCTCAAGCGAattcatttgtataaaaacTATTGGAATTACATtccttttgatgtttttgaggcAATCAGCCTCAGACAAGTGACATCCATATCGCTTGAAAACAATCAGCTTGCTACCTTCAAGATCCCTGATTGGTATACGGAATTAAGAAACCTAAAAACAATCAATCTATCAGATAATAATATCATACATTTAAATCTTTACGATAATGTGACATTATTGGTTGAACAACTTGATCTCTCAAGGAATGATTTTGTTCGCATTCcaactttttgtaataaaatgaaaagaagCCAAGTTCCGAAGCTTAGAAGTCTGATTTTGAACGGTAATGCTATACGTTATTTATACCCAAAATGTTTCAGCTGCATGCCATCACTGCAGAACATAAGTCTACATGCCAATAGATTAACGATTTTGAGGAATAATACCTTTTCAGACGTACCTCAATTAAAACATGTCTTCTTTCAATTTAATTATCAGCTAAAAACGATACAGCCTATGGCTTTCAACAGCACGTCGTTAATCAGTATACATTTTGGATACAACAATTTTCGATTCGACAAGACCAATAACAAAAACGCCAGGTTTAATGCAGatcaaatatttaaacacaCGCCGTCATTACAATTTTTAGATTTAACGAATAACTATCTGCCGTCTGACAAAACTACACTAGGTTTGATGTTTGCTCATTTGGATGagatgaaatatttgattttacaaGCAGTATGTTTGACAGAAATTCATCCGAACCTTTTTAGAAATTTGACATCCTTAGAGAAAATAATTCTTCAGGGAAATTTTATAAGTTCTTGGGCGCCAGAAACTTTTGATAATATGCGCAGCATAAAGTATATaaacttaagaaataatttgatACATACACTGAACAAATCATCTTTGTCTGAAAACATTTTATACCAACTAGAAAAATTGGACCTTGCAAAGAACCCATTTACCTGCACATGTGACCTTATGTGGTTCCGAAACTGGGTTCGAACAACAGAAGTAAACTTGTCTTTGACTTTTCCAAAAGAGTACATATGTAATTTTCCAGCTGAAATGCGTGGTCGTTTACTTATTGAATACAATCCAACGCCAGAGAGTTGTGAACCAACTAATCCGTTTATAGTAATCGcaacaattttgtcaacatttACATTTGTGGTGATAGTTGTAATATTACTAGCTTACAAGGGTCACACCTATATAAGGAACTGTTGCTATATATTGAGATTGCATAGACTTCGAAAACAGGGATATTTACGTCTAAACAATAGTGATGATTTTGAATTCCATGCGTTTGTGGTGTATTGCGATGCTGATAGGGAATGGGTTCATAGTGAGTTCATCAAACGCATGGAACATGAACAAATTAAGTTATGTGTTCACCACCGTGAATTTGATCCGGGAGTCCCAATTACAGAAAATATAGACAGGTATATGAACAAATCGTGGAAAGTTGTGATCATTATGAGTAATGATTTTGCTAGTAGTGATTGGTGCCAATGGGAATGTGATTATGTTCAAGAAAGAAGACGTCGACAAGGAAAAGATGCATGTGTTCTAATCATGCTGAAGGCGATTGATGCGTATCACATGACCAGTGGTATAAGGTCCTTGGTACATACAACACCGTACCTACGCTACAAGAAAGGTATAGGGGAAGCTTTGTTTTGGCAGGCAGTACTAAATACTCTTAGAAAACCACTAAGTGTGCCACCCATGGCCATCTAA